The Hymenobacter sp. 5317J-9 genome has a window encoding:
- a CDS encoding sigma-70 family RNA polymerase sigma factor: protein MPAPPADLQDLLLRCGRHEPAAQRQLYARYAGRMLGVARRYVTSVAEAEDILQDAFVKVFTRLNDFRADGSFEGWVRRIVVTTAINHWQSGQHRRQQLLLDDVPEPFAADADAFDRLGVAEVLALMERLPDGCRLVLNLYAVDGYSHGEIAELLGIQESTSKAQLSKARKQLTRLHQQQASYLKL from the coding sequence ATGCCAGCTCCGCCCGCTGACTTACAAGACCTTTTGCTTCGCTGCGGCCGCCACGAGCCGGCGGCCCAGCGCCAGCTGTATGCTCGTTACGCCGGCCGCATGCTGGGCGTGGCGCGCCGCTACGTGACCTCCGTGGCCGAGGCCGAGGACATTCTGCAGGATGCCTTCGTGAAGGTGTTCACGCGCTTGAATGACTTCCGGGCCGACGGCTCTTTTGAGGGCTGGGTGCGGCGCATTGTGGTCACCACGGCCATCAACCACTGGCAGAGCGGGCAGCACCGCCGCCAGCAGCTGCTCCTAGACGACGTGCCCGAACCCTTTGCGGCCGATGCCGACGCCTTCGACCGCCTGGGCGTGGCCGAAGTGCTGGCCCTGATGGAGCGCCTGCCCGACGGCTGCCGCCTCGTCCTCAACCTCTACGCCGTGGATGGCTACTCCCACGGCGAAATCGCCGAGCTGCTGGGCATTCAGGAGAGCACCTCCAAAGCCCAGCTCAGCAAGGCGCGCAAACAACTCACCCGGCTGCACCAGCAGCAGGCCAGCTACTTGAAACTATGA
- the treF gene encoding alpha,alpha-trehalase TreF: protein MRIILLSWLLSLAGSLPDWAQTETATPRPASQTAVAPVAAARPKSPRQLFPGLFEAVQLGRVFADGKTFVDAAPRQRPAAILAAWQREKTQPGFNLKAFVTAHFDLPADGSVPFSSNVQAGLRHHLDTLWTVLARPAAPALDPADSLAAFRSLLPLPKPYLVPGGRFREVYYWDSYFTMLGLAEAGKGQLLKDITDNFAFLIARYGFIPNGNRTYYLTRSQPPFFASMVQLLARERGNGELLRYRPTLEAEYRYWMQGADALKPGTAARRVVRLPNGALLNRYWDDSDQPREESYAEDVAAAKRSKQPAAQFYRHVRAAAASGWDFSSRWFGPAGGLGSIQTTDLVPVDLNCLLYNLETTLAEAARVAGKPAQARSYLAKAAARKTALLALSWDSKAGWFQDYNWRKRRRSAVRTLAGVFPLAFGLASPEQGKRVGSGLKVNFLKMGGLVTSLTETKQQWDAPNGWAPLQYLAIEGLTRYQQRPLADTVARRWVRLNTRVFAQTGQLLEKYDVLHPNRPAGGGEYPLQDGFGWTNGVLLRLLNREVK, encoded by the coding sequence ATGCGCATAATCTTACTTTCCTGGTTATTAAGCCTAGCAGGTTCGCTACCGGATTGGGCTCAGACGGAAACCGCCACGCCTCGTCCCGCTTCCCAAACTGCCGTCGCGCCAGTAGCCGCCGCTAGGCCGAAGTCGCCACGTCAGCTCTTCCCGGGCTTGTTTGAGGCCGTGCAGCTGGGCCGCGTTTTCGCTGATGGCAAAACCTTTGTTGACGCCGCGCCCCGGCAGCGGCCAGCCGCCATACTGGCGGCGTGGCAGCGCGAGAAAACCCAGCCCGGCTTCAACCTGAAGGCTTTTGTGACGGCGCATTTCGACCTGCCAGCCGATGGCAGCGTGCCGTTTAGCAGCAACGTGCAGGCCGGCCTGCGCCATCACCTCGACACGCTTTGGACGGTGCTGGCCCGCCCCGCCGCCCCGGCGCTGGACCCGGCCGATTCGCTGGCAGCATTTCGCTCGCTGCTGCCGCTGCCCAAGCCTTACCTGGTGCCGGGCGGGCGCTTCCGGGAAGTGTATTACTGGGATTCCTACTTCACCATGCTGGGCCTGGCCGAAGCCGGCAAAGGCCAGCTACTGAAGGACATCACCGACAATTTCGCCTTCCTCATTGCCCGCTATGGCTTCATTCCGAACGGCAACCGCACGTATTACCTCACCCGCTCGCAGCCGCCGTTTTTTGCCAGCATGGTGCAGCTGCTGGCCCGGGAGCGCGGCAACGGCGAGCTGCTCCGCTACCGCCCCACCCTGGAGGCCGAGTACCGCTACTGGATGCAGGGCGCCGACGCGCTGAAGCCCGGCACGGCGGCCCGCCGCGTGGTGCGCCTGCCCAATGGCGCCCTGCTCAACCGCTATTGGGACGACAGCGACCAGCCCCGCGAAGAATCTTACGCCGAGGACGTGGCCGCCGCCAAGCGGAGCAAGCAGCCCGCGGCGCAGTTCTACCGGCACGTGCGGGCCGCCGCGGCATCAGGCTGGGATTTCAGCAGCCGCTGGTTTGGGCCAGCGGGTGGGCTGGGCAGCATCCAAACCACGGATTTGGTACCCGTCGACCTCAATTGCCTGCTCTACAACCTGGAAACAACGCTGGCCGAAGCCGCCCGCGTGGCCGGCAAGCCCGCCCAGGCGCGCAGCTACCTGGCCAAAGCCGCTGCCCGCAAAACCGCGCTGCTGGCCCTGAGCTGGGACAGCAAAGCCGGCTGGTTTCAGGACTACAACTGGCGCAAGCGCCGGCGCTCGGCGGTGCGCACGCTGGCGGGCGTGTTTCCGCTGGCGTTTGGGCTGGCTTCGCCGGAGCAGGGCAAACGGGTTGGGAGCGGGCTCAAGGTAAACTTCCTGAAAATGGGCGGCCTGGTCACTTCCCTCACCGAAACCAAGCAGCAGTGGGACGCGCCCAATGGCTGGGCGCCGCTGCAATACCTGGCCATTGAGGGCCTCACGCGCTACCAGCAGCGCCCGCTGGCCGACACCGTGGCCCGGCGCTGGGTGCGCCTCAACACCCGCGTATTTGCCCAAACCGGGCAATTGCTGGAGAAGTACGACGTGCTACACCCCAACCGCCCGGCCGGCGGCGGCGAATACCCGCTGCAGGACGGTTTCGGTTGGACCAACGGCGTGCTGCTGCGCCTGCTGAATAGAGAAGTCAAATAA
- a CDS encoding BlaI/MecI/CopY family transcriptional regulator — MNPDFPELTRAEEQVMQVLWRRGPSFVKDVLAELPAPQPAYNTVSTIIRILETKGFVDHEAFGRTHRYFVRVQQDDYRRFSLRKLLGGHFGNSFSRLVSFFAKEENLDAAQLDELLRHASQPQNLTDDEPNRPA; from the coding sequence ATGAACCCCGATTTCCCCGAACTAACCCGCGCCGAAGAACAAGTCATGCAGGTGCTCTGGCGCCGCGGCCCCTCCTTCGTGAAGGACGTGCTGGCCGAACTGCCGGCCCCGCAGCCGGCCTACAACACGGTGTCGACCATCATCCGCATCCTCGAAACCAAGGGCTTTGTCGACCACGAGGCCTTTGGACGCACGCACCGCTATTTCGTGCGGGTGCAGCAGGACGACTACCGGCGCTTTTCGCTGCGCAAGTTGCTGGGCGGCCACTTCGGCAACTCTTTCAGCCGGCTGGTTTCCTTCTTCGCCAAAGAAGAAAACCTCGACGCCGCCCAGCTCGACGAACTCCTCCGCCACGCTTCCCAACCTCAAAACCTCACCGACGATGAACCCAATCGGCCTGCTTAA
- a CDS encoding M56 family metallopeptidase: protein MNPIGLLNWMLLSTVLLGMWWLCYRVALRQERSFAYNRGFLVLGPVLAAGLPLLPAAWFSGWGTGPAGLPGVATVLLPAVAVGPWAAAGAAETPRLAWLVALYAAGVVALLARLGVGLGRLWLSTRRLAREQREGYTLVPTHGQLPTSSFGRTVFWDETLALSPAEAAQVLRHELAHVRQRHTHDRLLLELLRAVLWFNPFVHLCGRALSLTHEYLADAEALRHAAAAVPAFSPTQSYAHLLARQVASRLGFSVPLAHTFSHSQTLRRIAMIQKTSPIRRWKQWLALPLLGVLVVAVACEKATNQATPTAAAPLNQEMKAPIHIGKVAIAPPPGNVYTYVEQMPQLPGGGDAQAIVQHIQSHIPYSQELAASPKEGVVFASFTVQATGEVQDAKIVKGLAPAYDAAVLAAIQTLPRFTPGQHDGKAVAVSFTVPVRFVAKAPAKSVGLRLFNSYGVWDPKPASAGC, encoded by the coding sequence ATGAACCCAATCGGCCTGCTTAATTGGATGCTGCTCAGTACGGTGCTGCTGGGCATGTGGTGGCTCTGCTACCGTGTGGCCCTGCGACAGGAGCGCAGCTTTGCCTACAACCGTGGCTTTCTGGTGCTGGGGCCGGTGCTGGCGGCGGGCCTGCCGCTGCTACCCGCGGCGTGGTTTAGCGGGTGGGGCACCGGGCCCGCTGGGTTGCCGGGCGTGGCGACGGTGTTGCTGCCGGCCGTGGCCGTTGGGCCCTGGGCTGCTGCCGGCGCTGCCGAAACGCCGCGGCTGGCCTGGCTGGTGGCGCTGTATGCGGCGGGCGTGGTGGCGCTGCTGGCCCGGCTGGGCGTCGGCTTGGGCCGCCTCTGGCTCAGCACGCGCCGGCTGGCCCGCGAACAGCGGGAAGGCTACACGCTGGTGCCCACCCACGGGCAGCTGCCCACCAGCTCGTTCGGCCGCACGGTGTTCTGGGACGAAACCCTGGCTCTGAGCCCGGCCGAGGCCGCTCAGGTACTGCGCCACGAGCTGGCCCACGTGCGCCAGCGCCACACCCACGACCGCCTGCTGCTGGAGCTGCTGCGCGCCGTGCTGTGGTTCAACCCCTTTGTGCACCTGTGCGGCCGGGCCCTGTCCCTCACCCACGAGTACCTGGCCGACGCCGAAGCCCTGCGCCACGCGGCAGCGGCAGTGCCGGCCTTTTCGCCCACGCAGTCCTACGCTCATCTGTTGGCCCGGCAAGTGGCCAGCCGCCTTGGTTTCTCCGTCCCGCTTGCGCACACCTTTTCCCATTCCCAAACCCTCCGTCGCATTGCCATGATTCAGAAAACCTCTCCCATTCGCCGCTGGAAGCAGTGGCTTGCCCTGCCGCTGCTCGGCGTGCTTGTTGTGGCCGTCGCCTGCGAAAAAGCCACAAATCAGGCCACCCCGACAGCCGCCGCGCCGCTCAACCAAGAGATGAAAGCCCCGATTCACATCGGCAAGGTTGCGATTGCGCCGCCGCCCGGCAACGTGTACACCTACGTGGAGCAAATGCCGCAACTACCCGGCGGTGGCGACGCGCAGGCCATCGTGCAACACATACAGAGCCATATTCCCTATTCACAAGAGTTGGCTGCCAGCCCTAAAGAAGGCGTGGTGTTTGCCTCGTTCACGGTGCAGGCTACCGGTGAGGTGCAAGATGCCAAAATTGTGAAAGGACTAGCTCCGGCCTATGATGCGGCCGTGCTGGCCGCCATCCAAACCTTGCCGCGCTTCACGCCCGGCCAGCACGACGGCAAAGCCGTGGCTGTGAGCTTCACGGTGCCCGTGCGGTTTGTGGCGAAAGCCCCGGCCAAATCGGTCGGGTTGCGCTTGTTCAACAGCTACGGCGTCTGGGACCCCAAGCCGGCCAGCGCGGGCTGCTAA
- a CDS encoding GH92 family glycosyl hydrolase — translation MLKIFTALAALGLATGVAQAQTPAPNADLAQWVNPLMGTDSKPDLSNGNTYPAIALPWGMNFWMPQTGKMGNGWAYQYSADKLRGFKQTHQPSPWMNDYGQFALMPITGRRVFDEDARASWISHKAEVAEPNYYRVYLADHDVTAEIAPTERAARFRFTFPQTDSAYVVIDALDRGSYVKVLPQQRRVIGYTTRNSGGVPKNFKNYFILEFDHDFTSTALYQDKALAAGVLEVTAKHAGAVVGFKTRKGEKVNARVASSFISPEQAELNLREIGEQDFDAVRQQGRAAWNKALSRIEIEGGTEAQRRTFYSCLYRSLLFPRKLYERDASGNIMHYSPFNGQVLPGYMYTDTGFWDTFRALFPFLNLLYPDVNAEIQQGLANDYRESGWLPEWGSPGLRNVMVGNNSASVVADAYLKGIRGQDMNVLYEALTHGANNAGPLDAVGRKGVEYYNKLGYVPYDVKINESAARTLEYAYDDFTIYQLAKALNKPKKEIDLYARRSQNYRKLFDKESGLMRGRNQDGSFQKPFNPFKWGDAFTEGNSWHYTWSVFHDVQGLVDLMGGRQKFVATLDTVFTLPPVFDESYYGEVIHEIREMQIANMGNYAHGNQPIQHMLYLYNYAGQPWKTQYWVRETLNRLYLPTADGYCGDEDNGQTSAWYVFSALGFYPVCPGTDQYVLGAPLFPKATLHLPSGKDIVLNAPNNSAANRYVNGLTFNGQPYDKNWLSHTELMKGATLNFDMSAAPNKSRGTQPAAAPYSFSKAK, via the coding sequence ATGCTAAAAATCTTTACTGCACTGGCAGCACTCGGGCTGGCAACCGGCGTGGCCCAAGCCCAAACGCCCGCTCCTAACGCCGACCTGGCCCAATGGGTGAACCCGCTGATGGGCACTGATTCCAAGCCGGACCTCTCGAACGGCAACACCTACCCGGCCATTGCCCTGCCCTGGGGCATGAACTTCTGGATGCCCCAAACCGGCAAGATGGGCAATGGCTGGGCCTACCAGTACAGCGCCGACAAGCTGCGCGGCTTTAAGCAAACGCACCAGCCCTCGCCGTGGATGAACGACTACGGGCAGTTTGCCCTCATGCCCATCACCGGCCGGCGCGTGTTTGACGAGGACGCCCGCGCCAGTTGGATTTCACACAAGGCCGAGGTGGCCGAGCCCAACTACTACCGCGTGTACCTGGCCGACCACGATGTGACCGCCGAAATAGCGCCCACCGAGCGTGCCGCCCGCTTCCGCTTCACCTTCCCGCAAACGGACAGCGCCTACGTGGTGATTGACGCGCTGGACCGCGGCTCCTACGTGAAAGTGCTGCCCCAGCAGCGGCGCGTCATCGGCTACACCACCCGCAACAGCGGCGGCGTGCCGAAGAATTTCAAGAACTACTTCATTCTGGAGTTTGACCACGACTTCACCAGCACGGCATTGTATCAGGATAAAGCCCTGGCAGCCGGCGTGCTGGAGGTGACCGCCAAACACGCCGGGGCCGTAGTAGGCTTTAAAACCCGAAAAGGGGAAAAAGTAAATGCGCGGGTGGCCTCGTCCTTCATCAGCCCCGAGCAAGCCGAGTTGAACCTGCGCGAGATTGGCGAGCAGGATTTTGACGCCGTGCGCCAGCAGGGCCGCGCTGCCTGGAACAAGGCGTTGAGCCGCATTGAGATTGAGGGCGGGACCGAGGCGCAGCGGCGCACGTTTTACTCGTGCCTGTACCGTTCGCTGCTGTTTCCACGCAAGCTGTACGAGCGCGACGCCAGTGGCAACATCATGCACTACAGCCCTTTCAACGGGCAAGTGCTGCCGGGCTACATGTATACCGATACCGGTTTCTGGGATACGTTTCGGGCGCTGTTTCCCTTCCTGAATTTGCTTTATCCTGACGTGAACGCCGAAATTCAGCAGGGCCTGGCCAACGATTATCGTGAAAGCGGCTGGCTGCCGGAGTGGGGCAGCCCCGGCCTGCGCAACGTGATGGTGGGCAACAACTCCGCCTCGGTGGTGGCCGATGCCTACCTGAAGGGCATCCGCGGACAGGATATGAATGTGCTGTACGAAGCCCTGACGCACGGCGCCAACAACGCCGGGCCGCTCGACGCCGTGGGTCGCAAGGGCGTGGAGTATTACAACAAGCTCGGCTACGTGCCCTACGACGTCAAAATCAATGAAAGCGCGGCCCGCACGCTGGAATACGCCTACGACGACTTCACCATCTACCAGCTGGCCAAGGCCCTGAACAAGCCAAAAAAGGAAATCGACCTCTACGCCCGGCGCAGCCAGAACTACCGCAAGCTGTTCGATAAGGAAAGCGGCCTCATGCGCGGCCGCAACCAGGACGGCTCGTTTCAGAAGCCCTTCAACCCCTTCAAGTGGGGCGATGCCTTCACCGAAGGCAACAGCTGGCACTACACCTGGTCGGTGTTTCACGACGTGCAGGGGCTGGTGGATTTGATGGGCGGCCGGCAGAAGTTCGTGGCCACGCTGGATACCGTTTTCACGCTGCCTCCGGTGTTTGACGAGTCGTACTACGGCGAGGTCATCCACGAAATCCGGGAGATGCAGATTGCCAACATGGGCAACTACGCGCACGGCAACCAGCCCATTCAGCACATGCTGTACCTCTACAACTACGCCGGCCAGCCCTGGAAAACCCAATACTGGGTGCGCGAAACCCTCAACCGCCTCTACCTGCCTACCGCCGACGGCTACTGCGGCGACGAGGACAACGGTCAGACCTCGGCTTGGTACGTCTTCTCGGCCCTGGGCTTCTACCCCGTGTGCCCCGGCACCGACCAGTACGTGCTGGGCGCCCCGCTCTTCCCCAAAGCCACCCTGCACCTACCCTCCGGCAAGGACATTGTGCTGAATGCGCCCAACAACTCAGCCGCCAACCGCTACGTGAATGGGCTGACGTTCAACGGTCAGCCTTATGACAAGAACTGGCTCAGCCACACGGAGCTAATGAAGGGCGCGACGCTGAATTTTGACATGAGCGCCGCACCCAACAAGAGCCGGGGCACGCAGCCGGCCGCGGCGCCGTATTCGTTTTCGAAGGCGAAGTGA
- a CDS encoding sugar MFS transporter: MAALPPALAQPHGTDTPTATPRYASALSAVTTLFFLWGFITCLNDILIPYLKAIFQLSYAQANLINLCFFGAYFLMSIPAGKLVARVGYKQGMLIGFGVAAVGAFLFYPAAAQRVYGLFLGALFVLASGITLLQVAANPYVAILGPARSASARLTLTQAFNSLGTTLAPLLGSALILSRLPKLNTATSAAAIDVTAVQIPYLVIGAALLLISLLLSQVNLPQIELATEQVADVDAGSVRAWHYRHLVLGVVAIFTYVGAEVAIGSHLVSYLSLDSVMSNILMYVRNLASTFGVQRFINPQNTQEAAGVMVSFYWGAAMVGRFLGAYLLNKISPAKLLAFNAVAAVVLVLVSINTTGEVAMWSLLAVGLMNSIMWPVIFPLALAGLGRHTEEGSGLLCTAVVGGALVPLLFGFIADHSSLRLALLLPVVCYGYIVWYGLRGSRRAAAAA; encoded by the coding sequence ATGGCCGCACTCCCCCCTGCCTTGGCGCAACCCCACGGCACCGACACCCCTACCGCCACCCCGCGCTACGCCTCGGCGCTGAGCGCCGTCACCACGCTGTTTTTCCTGTGGGGCTTCATCACCTGCCTCAACGACATCCTGATTCCTTATCTGAAGGCCATTTTCCAGCTCAGCTACGCGCAGGCCAACCTCATCAACCTGTGCTTTTTTGGGGCGTATTTTCTGATGAGCATTCCGGCGGGCAAACTGGTGGCGCGAGTTGGCTACAAGCAGGGCATGCTCATCGGGTTTGGGGTGGCGGCCGTGGGCGCGTTCCTGTTTTATCCGGCGGCGGCGCAGCGCGTGTATGGGCTGTTTCTGGGGGCGCTGTTTGTGCTGGCTTCGGGCATCACGCTGCTGCAAGTGGCTGCCAACCCGTATGTGGCCATTCTGGGGCCGGCGCGGTCGGCGTCGGCCCGGCTCACGCTCACCCAGGCGTTCAACTCGCTGGGCACCACGCTGGCACCTCTGCTGGGCAGCGCGCTGATTTTGAGCCGCCTGCCTAAGTTGAACACCGCCACCAGCGCGGCGGCCATCGACGTGACGGCCGTGCAGATTCCCTACTTAGTCATCGGGGCGGCGCTGCTGCTCATCAGCCTGCTGCTGAGCCAGGTCAACCTGCCGCAAATTGAACTGGCCACCGAGCAAGTGGCCGACGTAGATGCCGGCTCGGTGCGGGCCTGGCACTACCGCCACCTGGTACTTGGCGTGGTGGCCATTTTCACCTACGTGGGCGCCGAAGTGGCCATCGGCTCGCATTTGGTCAGCTACTTGAGCTTAGACAGCGTCATGTCGAACATCCTTATGTATGTCAGAAATCTCGCCTCGACTTTTGGCGTGCAAAGATTTATTAATCCACAAAATACGCAGGAAGCAGCTGGCGTAATGGTTTCTTTTTATTGGGGTGCAGCCATGGTGGGCCGCTTCCTGGGCGCCTATTTGCTCAATAAGATTTCGCCCGCTAAGCTGCTTGCCTTCAATGCCGTGGCGGCGGTAGTGCTGGTGCTCGTTTCCATCAACACGACCGGCGAGGTGGCCATGTGGAGCCTGCTGGCCGTGGGTTTGATGAACTCCATCATGTGGCCGGTTATTTTTCCGCTGGCGCTGGCCGGGCTGGGCCGCCACACCGAAGAGGGCTCCGGCCTGCTGTGTACCGCCGTGGTGGGCGGGGCGCTGGTGCCGCTGCTGTTCGGCTTCATTGCCGACCATAGCAGCCTGCGCCTAGCGCTGCTGCTGCCGGTGGTGTGCTACGGGTACATCGTATGGTATGGGCTGCGCGGCAGCCGGCGGGCGGCGGCGGCAGCTTAG